A stretch of the Salminus brasiliensis chromosome 19, fSalBra1.hap2, whole genome shotgun sequence genome encodes the following:
- the timm8a gene encoding mitochondrial import inner membrane translocase subunit Tim8 A: MDTQGVTTDPHLQQFIEVESQKQRFQQLVHQMTDVCWEKCMDKPGPKLESRTEVCFINCVERFIDTSQFILNRLEQTQRTRGSFSETITD; this comes from the exons ATGGATACTCAGGGAGTGACGACGGACCCTCATCTGCAGCAATTCATCGAGGTTGAGTCTCAGAAGCAGAGGTTTCAGCAGCTGGTTCACCAAATGACAGACGTATGTTGG GAGAAGTGCATGGATAAACCTGGTCCAAAGCTTGAGTCAAGGACAGAAGTCTGTTTTATTAACTGTGTTGAACGTTTTATTGACACAAGCCAGTTCATCCTCAACAGACTTGAACAAACTCAGAGGACAAGAGGCTCCTTCTCAGAGACCATAACTGACTAA